One Lottiidibacillus patelloidae genomic region harbors:
- a CDS encoding DUF7878 domain-containing protein, which translates to MFILNTEEPTGPEYTAYEYGFIEGSLDIYLNEKLFFSEPYVNLAELAIQIGEWLYSIENGLLEDLNLVTIDHDEVILSFKYKGDNNWGVNSIWQEFVSHELIATTVLVECVKYFISELNKELHKINYVVKLDKYLQH; encoded by the coding sequence TTGTTTATTTTAAATACAGAAGAACCAACTGGACCAGAATACACGGCATACGAATATGGTTTCATAGAAGGTTCATTAGACATTTATCTCAATGAAAAGTTATTCTTTAGTGAACCATACGTCAATTTAGCGGAACTTGCAATACAAATAGGTGAATGGCTTTACTCAATAGAGAATGGACTTTTAGAGGACTTGAATTTAGTGACAATTGATCATGATGAGGTTATTTTGTCCTTTAAATATAAAGGAGATAATAATTGGGGTGTAAATTCAATTTGGCAAGAGTTTGTGTCACACGAACTTATAGCTACAACAGTTTTAGTTGAATGCGTAAAATATTTTATTAGTGAGCTAAATAAGGAACTGCATAAGATAAATTATGTGGTTAAACTCGATAAATACCTTCAACATTGA